Within the Pseudomonas chlororaphis subsp. aurantiaca genome, the region CCGGTGGCGGGTTGTCACGCAGCTGGTCGCCCAGCTGACGGCCGATACCGTAGCTGACGCGGGTTTCGTCGGTGGACAGATTTACTTCGGACATGACACTGCTCCGCTGTGCGGACGGCTCGGAAATCCGCCGTGCGTACACAGCGCATCCCGGGACGCCCGGAACCAAAAGGGCGAGCAGACTAGCACAGATGCCACGGCGATGAACGCACGCCCCGCCTGTCAGGCAGGACGAACGGCGAGGGGCACCCGCAGGCTGTCATCGGTGTTGGCCGAGAGGCCGCACATTTCGTCATGCACTGAAGCGTGGATCAGGTTGAAGGGCAGCTTGGGAAAGGCATGCAGCACTTCGCGGGCATGCTCCACCGAGCGCAGATGCAACATCTGACCGTGGGTGTCGCTCAATGGATAGGCCGTCCCATGCATCCGCGCCTCGAGCAGATAGATACCGCCTTCGAGGGAGATCAGGTTCAGCTCGTCGATTTTTCCGGCGACGGCATAAGCATTCAACTCGTGCAGGTTCATGGGCGCACCTCGCGCAGTTCAAGCCTGTGACCCCTACAGGGATATGCCTCGGCCGGTAAAAGCACAAGCCACAAACGACGCCGCCCGTCCGTTTCACAACGGCCGGGCGGCGCGGCTACAGCGGTGGTCAGGCGATCAGTGCTTGGTCAGCTTGTCCAGATAGCCCATGGCGAAAGCCGAAATCACGAAGGTCATGTGGATGATCACATACCACATCAGGTACTGCGGTTCGATGTTCTTCGCATCCATGAATACCCGCAGCAGATGGATCGAGGAGATCGCGACAATGGACGCGGCCACCTTCATCTTCAGCGAGGAGGAGTCCATCTTGCCCAGCCAGCTGAGCTTTTCCTTGTTCTCGTCGATGTCCAGCTGAGACACGAAGTTCTCGTAGCCGGAAATCATCACCATCACCAGCAGGCCGCCGACCAGCGCCATGTCGATCAACGACAGCAGCACCAGGATCAGGTCGGACTCGGCCATGGTGAACACGTTGGGAATGACGTGGAAGACTTCCTGGAAGAACTTCAGGGCCAGGGCGAGCAGCCCCAGGGACAGACCGAAGTAGATCGGCGCCAGCAGCCAGCGCGAGGCGTACATTGCATTCTCGATAAAGCGTTCCATTGAATCTCACACAGGTCTGAAAACGGCGGTGAGTATATCAGCCGGCCAAAAGCCCATAAACCGCAACGAAATCCATTACCTGCGCGTCTGCCAAAGCGTTTTTCTGCTAGTGTCGGAATCACTTGAACAGCTCAATGACATCGGACAGGAAGCCTGGAGAATGGATTTGCGATTGCCTTTGGCAGGTACCGGCCTGTGCATCGCGGTACTGCTCAGCAGCGGCTGCTCGCCCAGCGACGAGAAGCAGCAAGTCAGCCTGGAACAGAAAACCGCACAATTCGAACAATCCCTGGACGCCATCCAGGATCCCAAGCTCAAGGACGCCATCGCTGACCTGGGCGGTTCGCTGTTACTGCTTGAGCGTGCGCAACTGCGGCTCAAGAGCAAGCCCATCGAGACCGAATACGGCGATGACGCCCTGGCCCTGCTCAAGCACTACCCCAGCCCGCAGGCCCTGGTCGACACCTATCTCAACGGCCTGTTCGTACTGCGCAAGACCTCCAATTCCGACTACCTGACCGACCTGCAGCCGGTGTTTCCCTTCAGCTTCAACATGCCGGCGCAATTCCCCTTCCCCCACGGCCTGGAATGGCAATCCGTAACCCTGAGCAACGGCAAGGTCATCGCCTTCCAGCCCGAATGGTCGGAAACCGATCCCGGCATCCAGTTGAGCCCGTCCAGTTCCAACCTGACCAATCCGGATGACCTGACGGTGACCTACCCGTTCATCGAAGGCGTGGAAGTCGAAAACAAGAACCAGCCCCAACCCGTGACGCTGCAAGGCAAGGCCGAAGTGATCGCGCCACACCAGGTGCTCACCTTCGAACTGGGCAAGGCCGATATCGGCAAGCAACGCAGCGACAAGAATGTCAGCGTGAAGCTGCTGTCCCTGGACAAGAACAGCGCCGAAATCGAGCTGACCAACAGCGCCCCGTTGTCCCCCGAGCTCAGTGAGACGCCGCTCAACCCGTTGCTGGTGCAGGCACGCGACACTACCGGCCAGATCCTTTCGCGCTCCGGCTCGATCAACGAAAACAGCCAACAGATTGCCTTCTACGCCAAACAGCTCGCCGAAATGCAGAAGCAGAAGGCCTGGAGCCAAGCGTTCGAACAGCAGCTTGAAGAGGAGCACAAAACCTTCGAGCGTGAGCAGCGCAGCCATTACACCAAGGTGTATTTCAACGGCCTGATCGACAAGCTCGAAGTCAACGTGCTGGATTTCTCCGCGGCCACCGTCACCCGCAAAGAGCTCAATCTGCCGGTGCGGCGCTTCGACCCTCTGACCACCGACAGCAAGATCCAGCCCCTGCCCATGCCGGTAGTGGTATATGACGACCAGGCACCGAACTACCTCAAGGGCGCCAACCTCGACGAAGAAACCTTGAAAAAAAGCGTGGTCATTCACCAATCCACCGAGGACACCAGCGCGGCGCGGATCGAGTTCGACCACCCAAAAACCTTCAATGACGAGTTGCTGGGCACCTCCTTCTCCACCAGCGACAGCCCGGTGACCTTCTTCACCCAGAACGAAAACGGCAAACGCGGCGAGCCCATCGAGCTGCCATCGGAGGCGGTCGAAGTCGATCCGCTGCGTAGCTCGATCACTTACGACCTGACCCTGTTCCCGGAAACCCCGGCTTACGCCGTCGGTTCGATCCCACTGTTTCTGGCCAGCATCGAGAAGAAGGCCCTGCCCGTCAGCCAGTTGCCCAAAGGGTTGGAGCTGCGGGGCAATGCGCTGATCGTCGACCAGCGCCTGTTCCCGTCCGAGGCCTGGCGCTTCTACGCCAAGGACGGCAGCGGCCAGTATCTGAAGGAGATTCTTGCGGTCAGCCATGAGGCGCCGGCAAACGGTCCGGCCTTGTTCGACGTGCATTACTTCTATGGGCAACCCAGCGAACTGGAAACCTACCAGCGCAGCGAACTCAACACTGTCGAATATGGCTTTGAGGTCAAGCTCGACAAGCTGGAGAACCCACCACCCGCCGAGTAGGACTCAGCGGTAGGGATTAACGGGAGATCGCATCAATGGCGGCAGCGTTCGCCATTGATCTGCCGTAGTTGCGCCTGAAGGTGCAGGCACCAGATCTGCGGATCGTCGGCCAGCTCATAGCCATGGGTGGTCAGGCTTTCGACGATGGAATCAAGGATGGATTCGGCCACGCTGGGACCGCAGAAAGGTCCCTGGGCCTTGATGGCCGAAGGTTGTTCGCCGGCCATTCCGGCCGCGAACAGTAGGGTCCACATTCCGTTATCTCCCGCCAGCGGGCGGATACTGCACTCGATACGGGTGACCAGGCCAAGACACTGGCGAGTAAGGCAGAGGTTGCGCGACATGGCGGCGACCCTCGGTAGATCCGGTATTCAGCCCTCATGTGAAGACTGTTTCGATCCAGTGACGACTGTCGTTCTCCTGCCCTGAGAATAGGAAGAAAAGCCTGATAAGCAAAGTTGACCGGCTGAACAGGCGCCGAATGGTCTACTCGCGAAAATTGACGCCAGCGCACTGGCGCCGCGACGAAGGCCAAGCCCTCGCCGCGGCAGTACTCATGCCGGCTTGGTTTCCGCCAATGCTTCTTGCGCCTGCTCTTTTTCCGCTTCCTTGAGATCCTCCTCGCTGACCATTTCAGCGATGACCCGCAGGCGCTCCACCACCCGCGCGTTGACACTGCCTTCCGGGAACTGGCCATCCGCATCCGGCTCGCCCGCAGGCTCGCCGACCAGCAGGCTCAGGGCTTCGTCTGCCTGGCGCACGGCATACACATGGAATTGCCCGGCGCGGACCGCCGCCAGCACCTTCTCGTCGAGCATCAGGGTGGCGACGTTGGCGTGAGGAATGATCGCGCCTTGCTCGCCCGTCAGGCCCCGCGCTTCGCAGAGGCGGAAGAAACCCTCGATCTTCTCATTGACCCCGCCAACCGCCTGCACCTCACCGAACTGGTTGATCGATCCGGTAATGGCAAAGCATTGCTTGAGCGGGGTTTTCGACAAGGCCGAGATTAGCGTGCACGCCTCACCCAGCGACGCACTGTCGCCATCGACATAACCGTAGGATTGCTCCAGCGCGATGCTCGCTGAGATCGCCAGGGGGAATTCCTGCGCGTAACGGCTGCCCAGGTAGCCGGTGAGGATCATCACGCCCTTGGAGTGAATCGGCTGGCCGAGATTGACCTCACGCTCGATGTCGACGATACCGCTGCCCCCCGGATAGACCGTGGCGGAAATCCGTGCTGGCACGCCAAAGGCCGAGTCGCCCACTTCCAGCACGGTCAGCCCGTTGCACTTGCCCACGGCAGCGCCATCGGTGTCGATCAGAATGATCCCCGCCAGCATGTCGTCGAGAATCCGCGCCGAAACTCGCCCGGTACGGGTGGCCTTGGCTTTGAGCGCCCGTTCGATGTGCCCGGCATCGGTCATCTCGTCCGAGGCCAGGTGACGGATGAAGTCCGCCTCGCTGACCAGCTGGAACAAATCGCCAATACGCGCCGACAAGCGCCCCTGATGCTCCGCCAGCCGGGCGCTATAGGTCGCCAGGCGCGCCACCGCGTCCGCGGTCAGCGGCGCCATACCTTCTTCGGAGGTACGGGTTTTCAGCAGTTGGGCGAACTGTTCGAGGCTCTCGTCCACCATCGGGATGTCTTCGTCGAAGTCCACCAGCACGCGGAACATTTCCTGGAAGTCCGGATCCAGGTCCTGCAGCGTGTAGTACAGCTGGCGGGCACCGATGATCACGACCTTGACCTGCAACGGGATGTGTTGCGGGGTCAGGGTCACGGTGGCCAGGCGCCCCAGTTCGCCCAGCGGCGACTCCATCTTCAGCTTGCGCGATTGCAGGGCCCGCTTGAGGGCATCCCAGACAAAGGGTTCGCTGAGCATCTTCTCGGCTTCGAGAATCAGGAAACCGCCGTTGGCCCGATGCAGGGCACCCGGACGCAGCTGCCGGTAAGTGGTGTAGAGTGCGCCCTGGTCGGTGCTGTATTCGATGCGGCCAAACAGGTTGTCGTAGGTCGGGTGCGGCTCGAACACCACCGGCGCGCCGCCACTGGCCGGATGGCCGACCACCAGGCTCGGACCGTACTGTTCTTCCAGCAGCTTGCGGGCCACCGCGTCGGTCTTGCTGTCGTCCACCAGTTGCTCGACCACGGTCTTGAGCAGGTACACCTGCATGGCTTGCAGGTAGCCACACACACCGGCGTTTTCCGCGTACTTCTCGGACAGCGGCGCCAGCAGCGGCTGCAAGGCCAGGGTGATGGTTTCTTCATTGAGGTGACGCAGCTGGTTGCTCGACTCGCGCTTCCACTGCGGCAGGCTCGCCAGTTCTTCGTTGAGGCGCTCTTCCAGGGCGGAAATGTCCTCATGAAAACGCTCGCGATCGGCCTCGGGTAATTGCGCGAACTCAGCCTCGTCCAGCGCCTTGCCGTCGAGCATCGGGGTGAAGGCGATATTGCTGCTGTCGCGGTACAGCGCGACGTCCTTCTCCAGCGCCAGGCGCTCGATCACATCGAGGGCACGGTCGTAACGCTGGTTGAACGCGCGGTCGATGGCGCTTTTCTTCTGTTGATAGGACGGATGCTCGAAAACCGCCGGAAAGGTCGCCAGCAGGTTGTCGATCAGGCCGTTGATGTCACTGATGAACGCCCCCGCGGCCCCCGAAGGCAGCTCCAGCGCGCGTGGCTCGCGCGGCTCATCGAAATTATTGACGTAGACCCAGTCGGACGGGGTCTGCAGGCGTTTGCCTTCAGCCTTCAGGTAGCGCTTGACGAAAGAGAAGCGGCCAGTGCCGGGCTCGCCCATGACAAAGACGTTGTAACCGGGGCGTGGCATGGCCACACCGAACTGCAAGGCTTCGACCGCACGTTCCTGGCCAAGCACACCGCGAAAGGGCTCCAAATCATTGGTGGTCGAGAAGCTGAACTGTTCAGCGGAAAACGGACGGGTCAGCGCTTCGGGCGCTAGACGCAAGCTGGCAGCAACAGGATCAGGCATCGGGCTTCCTTACATCAGGCGGGGCAGATGGGGCATTCTGGCGCCGGGTACAGCGGCTGGCAAGGCGCGAGGCAGTGAAAGCGCGGACAGATCCCAGGCGCCACGCGGACAGCATAAAAACCGTCTATTTCAAGGAATGTCATGCAAAAAAACACGGAACCCTTGGAATCTGCCTAAACTCCAACCTGCGCGGCTGGACTAATAACCGGCCCACTGGCGCCGACATGGGCCAGAACCCTTGTCCATTGGTTTGCACACAAAGAGAACAAAGCTATGAAACGGATTCTTCTCGGTACTCTCTTCACCGCTGTTTCCATCAATGCAATGGCCCAAGCGCCAGGCGGTCCGGATTGTGGGTGGGGCAACCTGCTGTTCGAAGGGCAGCGCGGCACTCCGGCTCACTTCCTGGCCTCCACCACCAACGGCACCTCCGGTAACGCGACCTTCGGTATGACTTCCGGCACCAACGGCTGCTCGACCAACAGTGCGCTGACTTACGGCGGCAAATCCTGGTTTGCCATGAATGGCATGATGAACGAGCTCTCCGAAGACATGGCCAAAGGTGAAGGCGAAGCGCTGACCACCTATGCCGTGGTTCTGGGCGTCGCTCCCGAAGACCGCGCGCACTTCGCCGCCGTCACCCACGAGCACTTCCAGCAGATCTTCAGCAGAGCCGACGTGACCGCGGAAGATGTGCACACCAACACCCTGGCCGTGCTGAAAAGCGATGCACGCCTGGCCAAATACGCCACCCCGGCTTAATCTCGACCTGCCCGCTCTTTTCG harbors:
- a CDS encoding Lon protease family protein — encoded protein: MPDPVAASLRLAPEALTRPFSAEQFSFSTTNDLEPFRGVLGQERAVEALQFGVAMPRPGYNVFVMGEPGTGRFSFVKRYLKAEGKRLQTPSDWVYVNNFDEPREPRALELPSGAAGAFISDINGLIDNLLATFPAVFEHPSYQQKKSAIDRAFNQRYDRALDVIERLALEKDVALYRDSSNIAFTPMLDGKALDEAEFAQLPEADRERFHEDISALEERLNEELASLPQWKRESSNQLRHLNEETITLALQPLLAPLSEKYAENAGVCGYLQAMQVYLLKTVVEQLVDDSKTDAVARKLLEEQYGPSLVVGHPASGGAPVVFEPHPTYDNLFGRIEYSTDQGALYTTYRQLRPGALHRANGGFLILEAEKMLSEPFVWDALKRALQSRKLKMESPLGELGRLATVTLTPQHIPLQVKVVIIGARQLYYTLQDLDPDFQEMFRVLVDFDEDIPMVDESLEQFAQLLKTRTSEEGMAPLTADAVARLATYSARLAEHQGRLSARIGDLFQLVSEADFIRHLASDEMTDAGHIERALKAKATRTGRVSARILDDMLAGIILIDTDGAAVGKCNGLTVLEVGDSAFGVPARISATVYPGGSGIVDIEREVNLGQPIHSKGVMILTGYLGSRYAQEFPLAISASIALEQSYGYVDGDSASLGEACTLISALSKTPLKQCFAITGSINQFGEVQAVGGVNEKIEGFFRLCEARGLTGEQGAIIPHANVATLMLDEKVLAAVRAGQFHVYAVRQADEALSLLVGEPAGEPDADGQFPEGSVNARVVERLRVIAEMVSEEDLKEAEKEQAQEALAETKPA
- a CDS encoding DUF3015 domain-containing protein, encoding MKRILLGTLFTAVSINAMAQAPGGPDCGWGNLLFEGQRGTPAHFLASTTNGTSGNATFGMTSGTNGCSTNSALTYGGKSWFAMNGMMNELSEDMAKGEGEALTTYAVVLGVAPEDRAHFAAVTHEHFQQIFSRADVTAEDVHTNTLAVLKSDARLAKYATPA
- a CDS encoding PA4575 family protein; the protein is MSRNLCLTRQCLGLVTRIECSIRPLAGDNGMWTLLFAAGMAGEQPSAIKAQGPFCGPSVAESILDSIVESLTTHGYELADDPQIWCLHLQAQLRQINGERCRH
- a CDS encoding DUF6482 family protein — its product is MNLHELNAYAVAGKIDELNLISLEGGIYLLEARMHGTAYPLSDTHGQMLHLRSVEHAREVLHAFPKLPFNLIHASVHDEMCGLSANTDDSLRVPLAVRPA
- a CDS encoding TIGR00645 family protein yields the protein MERFIENAMYASRWLLAPIYFGLSLGLLALALKFFQEVFHVIPNVFTMAESDLILVLLSLIDMALVGGLLVMVMISGYENFVSQLDIDENKEKLSWLGKMDSSSLKMKVAASIVAISSIHLLRVFMDAKNIEPQYLMWYVIIHMTFVISAFAMGYLDKLTKH